One window of the Prionailurus bengalensis isolate Pbe53 chromosome E1, Fcat_Pben_1.1_paternal_pri, whole genome shotgun sequence genome contains the following:
- the ZNF624 gene encoding zinc finger protein 624, whose protein sequence is MSLQDPTLGREGNTEEEIMAAVVFSVGPLNPEVSKPDEDLHLQAEEPELEKDSVTFKDVAIDFSLEEWRLMDLSQRNLHKDVMLENYRNLVSLGLAVSKPDMISHLEDGKGPRVVVREIARTPYPELETKPAAKNVVSTENTSEDVSQETIIDKLTENSLWNPRMGGLWKWNERILRLQNSQENHLSQRIVTHKKISTGQRGFRFGSILFPEAGVITEGPHGKCQTRENFTENLDLITDTHLGKKICKDTEGSKAVRPTSELTLGKKYNNKEKPYKCSTCEKSFRYRSLLIQHQRTHTKEKPYECNECGKMFSQPSYLSQHKKIHTGEKPYKCNECGKAFIASSSLMVHQRIHTKEKPYQCNVCGKSFSQCARLNQHQRIQTGEKPYKCSECGKAFSDKSKLARHQETHNGEKPYKCNDCGKAFRNKSYLSVHQKTHTEEKPYKCNECGKSFKNTTIFNVHQRIHTGEKPFRCNECGKAYRSNSSLIVHIRTHTGEKPYECNECGKAFNRIANFTEHQRIHTGEKPYKCNECGKAFINYSCLTVHHRMHTGEKPYKCNECGKAFMRSSSLIIHQRIHTEEKPYLCNECGESFRIKSHLTVHQRIHTGEKPYKCTDCERAFTKMVNLKEHQKIHTGVKPYKCYDCEKSFRTKSYLIVHQRTHTGEKPYKCNECEKAFTNTSQLTVHQRRHTGEKPYKCNECGKVFTSNSGFNTHQRTHTGEKPFKCNDCGKAFSQMVHVTEHQKIHSGEKPYKCDVCGKAFRRGSYLTVHWRTHTGEKPYTCKECGKGCITLSQLTLHQRIHTGERPYKCEECGKAFRTNSDFTVHLRMHTGEKPYKCHECGKAFRSSSSLTVHQRTHQRETQLI, encoded by the exons ATGTCTTTGCAGGACCCCACTCTCggcagagaggggaacacagaggaagagatTATGGCTGCTGTGGTTTTTTCTGTTGGACCTCTG AATCCTGAAGTTTCCAAGCCAGATGAAGACCTTCACCTTCAGGCTGAAGAACCAGAATTGGAAAAG gatTCTGTGACATTTAAAGATGTGGCTATAGACTTCTCATTAGAAGAGTGGAGGTTGATGGACCTTTCCCAGAGGAACCTGCACAAGGACGTGATGCTAGAGAATTACAGGAATCTTGTCTCCCTGG GGCTTGCAGTTTCCAAACCAGACATGATATCTCACCTGGAGGATGGCAAAGGACCGCGGGTGGTAGTGAGGGAAATTGCAAGAACCCCCTATCCAG agctGGAGACcaaacctgcagccaagaatgtTGTATCAACGGAAAATACTTCTGAAGATGTATCACAAGAGACCATAATAGATAAACTCACAGAGAACAGTCTGTGGAACCCCAGAATGGGAGGATTATGGAAATGGAATGAAAGGATACTGAGATTGCAAAATAGTCAGGAAAATCATTTGAGTCAAAGAATAGTTACTCACAAGAAAATTTCCACTGGTCAAAGAGGATTTAGATTTGGAtctattctttttccagaagCGGGAGTTATCACAGAAGGGCCCCACGGCAAATGCCAAACACGTGAAAATTTCACTGAGAATTTAGATTTGATTACAGATACCCATCTAGGAAAGAAAATCTGCAAGGATACAGAAGGCAGCAAAGCTGTAAGGCCTACTTCAGAACttactttaggaaaaaaatacaataataaagaaaaaccctATAAATGTAGTACCTGTGAAAAGTCCTTTCGTTACAGGTCATTACTGATTCAACATCAGAGAACGCACACTAAAgaaaaaccttatgaatgtaatgaatgtgggaaaatgTTCAGCCAGCCTTCATATCTCagtcaacataaaaaaattcatactggagaaaaaccctATAAGTGTAACGAATGTGGAAAGGCCTTCATTGCTTCTTCATCACTTATGgtacatcagagaattcatactaaGGAGAAACCTTACCAGTGCAATGTCTGTGGAAAATCTTTTAGCCAGTGTGCTCGCCTTAATCAACACCAGAGAATTCAAACCGGAGAGAAGCCCTATAAAtgtagtgaatgtgggaaagctttcagtgATAAATCAAAACTCGCAAGACATCAGGAGACTCACAATGGAGAGAAACCCTACAAATGCAATGattgtgggaaagcctttaggAATAAGTCCTATCTTAGTGTACATCAGAAGACCCATACTGAAGAGAAACCATATAAatgcaatgaatgtgggaaatctttcaAGAATACcacaatttttaatgttcatcagagaattcatactggagagaaaccctttagatgtaatgaatgtgggaaagcctatAGAAGTAATTCAAGCCTTATTGTACATATAAGAACTCATACTGGGgaaaaaccttatgaatgtaatgaatgtgggaaagcatTCAATCGTATAGCAAATTTCACAGAacatcaaagaattcatacaGGAGAAAAACCCTATAAATGCAACGAATGTGGAAAAGCATTCATTAATTATTCATGCCTTACCGTACACCACAGAATgcatacaggagagaaaccttataaatgtaatgaatgtggaaagGCCTTCATGCGTTCTTCATCCCTAATTATACATCAGCGGATTCATACTGAAGAAAAACCTTATCTATGTAATGAATGTGGGGAGTCTTTCAGAATAAAATCACACTTAACTGTGCATCAGAggattcatactggagagaaaccgtATAAATGTACTGACTGTGAGAGGGCATTTACCAAAATGGTAAATCTCAAGGAGCATCAGAAAATCCATACTGGAGTGAAACCTTATAAATGCTATGATTGTGAGAAATCTTTCAGGACTAAGTCCTACCTTATCGTACATCAAAGGACCCATACTGGGGAAAAACcatataaatgtaatgaatgtgaaAAGGCTTTCACTAACACATCGCAACTTACCGTACATCAAAGAAGGcatactggagaaaaaccctATAAATGTAATGAGTGTGGGAAGGTTTTCACAAGTAACTCAGGCTTTAATACCCATCAGAGAAcacatactggagagaaaccatttAAATGTAATGACTGTGGGAAAGCATTTAGCCAGATGGTACACGTCACAGAACATCAGAAAATCCATagtggagagaaaccctataaatgtGATGTCTGTGGAAAAGCCTTCAGGAGGGGTTCCTACCTTACAGTGCATTGGAGAACAcatactggagaaaaaccctatacatgtaaggaatgtggaaaaGGTTGTATCACTCTATCACAGCTAACTcttcatcagagaattcatactggggAAAGGCCCTACAAATGTgaagaatgtggaaaagccttcagaACCAACTCAGATTTTACTGTACATTTGAGGATGcatactggagaaaaaccctataaatgtcatgaatgtggaaaagcctttaggAGTAGCTCAAGCCTTACTGTACATCAAAGAACCCATCAGAGAGAAACTCAATTAATATAA